A single Staphylococcus muscae DNA region contains:
- a CDS encoding peptidase U32 family protein, giving the protein MTELLVTPKSLSHIETLIEKGADAFVIGEEKFGLRLAGEFNREQMKQAVDIIHAAGKKAYAAVNGIFHNYHIPAVEDYIKFLHEIRVDRIIFGDPAIVMIVKQQENPIPLHWNAETLVTNYFQCNYWGKRGASRAVLARELSLDEILNIKANADVEIEVQVHGMTCMFQSKRMLLGNYYTFQERQMKIQREDIDENTQLLLYDEERDNKYPVYEDYNGTHIMSPNDICLIEELAPLFEAGIDSLKIDGLLHSEEYINTVTQQYREAIDLYEEDPEVYEDEKFMLVDPIEAIQPEHRPFDEGFYYKQTVY; this is encoded by the coding sequence ATGACTGAATTATTAGTGACCCCAAAGTCTCTCAGCCATATTGAAACTTTGATTGAAAAGGGCGCAGATGCCTTTGTAATCGGAGAAGAAAAGTTCGGCTTACGTTTGGCTGGTGAATTTAATAGAGAACAGATGAAACAAGCAGTTGATATCATTCATGCAGCTGGTAAAAAAGCATACGCTGCTGTAAATGGTATTTTTCATAATTATCATATCCCTGCTGTGGAAGATTATATTAAGTTCTTACATGAAATTCGTGTGGATCGTATTATTTTTGGTGACCCTGCAATTGTTATGATTGTCAAACAACAAGAAAACCCAATTCCGCTTCATTGGAATGCTGAAACACTTGTTACTAACTATTTCCAATGTAATTATTGGGGGAAACGTGGTGCAAGTCGTGCCGTGTTAGCACGTGAATTGAGCTTAGATGAAATCTTAAATATCAAGGCAAATGCCGATGTAGAAATTGAAGTTCAAGTGCATGGCATGACGTGTATGTTCCAATCTAAACGTATGCTATTAGGGAACTACTATACTTTCCAAGAGCGTCAGATGAAAATTCAACGTGAAGATATAGATGAAAATACACAGTTGTTGCTTTATGATGAAGAGCGCGATAACAAATATCCTGTGTATGAAGACTATAATGGTACACATATTATGTCGCCAAATGATATCTGCCTAATTGAAGAGTTGGCACCGCTGTTTGAAGCGGGTATCGATAGTTTGAAAATTGATGGATTGTTACATTCAGAAGAATATATTAATACCGTAACGCAACAATATCGAGAAGCAATCGATTTATATGAAGAAGACCCAGAAGTTTATGAAGATGAGAAGTTTATGTTAGTGGATCCGATTGAAGCGATTCAACCTGAACACCGTCCATTTGATGAAGGATTCTACTATAAACAAACGGTATATTAA